Proteins from a single region of Hordeum vulgare subsp. vulgare chromosome 6H, MorexV3_pseudomolecules_assembly, whole genome shotgun sequence:
- the LOC123404517 gene encoding tyrosine-sulfated glycopeptide receptor 1-like, with the protein MHTLHFSNKTCSKIPSLGLALVLLLCWASPASCCTDQEKGALLQFLAQLSQDHGLSATWRNTTDCCNWEGITCRQDRTVTHVLLPSKGLEGHISQSLGNLTWLQHLDLSDNSLSGGLPLGLVSSRSITTLDVSFNQLNGTLQEMLASSSTPGRPLQVLNISSNLFVGQFPSTTWKAMENLRALNASNNSFTGQIPTQLCSTFPSLEMLDLCFNKFSGRVPPGLGDCSKLRELRAGYNNLSGRLPNELFNATSLEYLSFANNGLYGVLDNTRIVNLRDLVTLDLGGNQFSGKIPDYIGQLKRLEEFHLNNNNMSGELPYALSNCTNLITIDLKSNKLRGELSNVNFSNLPNLRTLDLWSNNFTGTVPESMYSCSNLTALRLANNKLYGQLSSRIGNLKYLSFLSLGKNNFTNIANALQILQSSKNLTTLLISFNFRAELMPEDDRIGGFENLQVLDMDGCQLSGKIPLWISRVTQLKMLILRSNQLSGSIPDWINSLSRLFYIDVSNNTLTGEIPLNFTEMPMLKSTDNTTHFDPRVFELPVYTGPSLQYRVVTSFPTMLNLSNNKFSGVISPQIGRLNLLAVLDFSFNRLSGQIPQSICNLTNLQVLDLSSNNLTGAIPAALNTLNFLSKFNISSNDLEGPIPSGGQFNTFQNSSFNGNPKLCGSMLTHKCGKDSISPSSRKKRDKKAVFAIAFGVFFGGIAILLLLARLLVSIRQKGFTGKNRRESNGDAEESSFSSSSEQTLVVVRIPQGKGVENKLKFADILKATNNFDKANIIGCGGHGLVYKAELSDGSRLAIKKLNGEMCLMEREFSAEVDALSRAQHENLVPLWGYCVQGNSRFLVYSYMENGSLDDWLHNRDDGASSLLDWPTRLKIAQGASLGLSYIHDACNPQIVHRDIKSGNILLDKEFRAYVADFGLARLILPNNTHVTTEVVGTMGYIPPEYGQAWVATLRGDIYSFGVVLLELLTGRRPVSVFCTPKELVPWVLQMRSEGKQIEVMDPTLKGTGYEEQMLKVLEAACKCVDHNQFRRPTIMEVVSCLSSIKAEPEMQRSANI; encoded by the coding sequence ATGCACACACTCCATTTCTCCAACAAGACATGCAGCAAGATACCTTCCCTTGGCCTTGCTCTTGTGCTGCTGCTCTGCTGGGCCTCTCCTGCCAGTTGCTGCACAGACCAGGAGAAGGGCGCCCTTCTCCAGTTCCTTGCTCAGCTCTCACAAGACCATGGCCTCTCTGCGACATGGCGGAATACCACAGATTGCTGCAATTGGGAAGGGATCACCTGCAGGCAAGATAGGACGGTCACCCATGTCTTGCTGCCTTCCAAGGGCCTCGAGGGGCACATCTCGCAATCCCTTGGAAACCTTACCTGGCTGCAACACCTTGATCTCTCTGACAACTCGCTGTCCGGTGGTCTGCCGCTGGGATTGGTGTCGTCCAGAAGCATCACAACACTTGATGTTAGCTTTAACCAGCTCAACGGAACACTCCAAGAGATGCTGGCATCTTCTTCAACCCCTGGCAGGCCTCTGCAGGTACTAAACATCTCAAGCAACTTATTTGTAGGACAGTTTCCATCCACCACATGGAAAGCAATGGAGAATCTGAGAGCACTCAATGCCAGCAATAACAGCTTTACTGGGCAGATACCAACTCAATTATGTAGCACCTTCCCATCCCTCGAGATGCTTGATCTGTGTTTCAACAAATTCAGTGGCAGAGTACCCCCAGGACTTGGTGATTGCTCCAAGCTAAGAGAGCTCAGGGCTGGGTATAACAACCTCAGTGGAAGACTCCCAAATGAACTATTCAATGCAACCTCCTTGGAATACCTGTCTTTCGCAAACAATGGTTTATATGGAGTTCTTGATAATACACGCATAGTCAACCTCAGAGATCTTGTAACCCTTGATCTTGGAGGGAACCAATTCAGTGGAAAGATTCCAGATTATATAGGTCAACTCAAGAGACTGGAGGAGTTCCatctgaacaacaacaacatgtcaGGGGAGCTGCCATATGCTCTGAGCAACTGCACAAATCTCATAACGATTGACCTCAAGAGCAACAAACTCAGAGGAGAACTTAGCAATGTCAATTTCTCCAACCTGCCCAATCTAAGAACTTTAGATCTTTGGTCCAACAACTTCACCGGTACAGTTCCAGAAAGTATGTACTCGTGCAGTAACCTGACTGCGCTGCGGCTAGCTAACAACAAGTTATACGGTCAGCTCTCATCGAGAATAGGCAATCTGAAGTACCTCTCCTTCTTGTCACTTGGTAAAAACAATTTCACAAACATCGCAAATGCGCTTCAGATCCTTCAGAGCAGCAAGAACCTTACCACCCTACTTATTTCGTTCAATTTCAGGGCAGAGCTCATGCCAGAGGATGACAGAATTGGTGGTTTTGAGAATCTTCAGGTGTTGGACATGGATGGTTGCCAATTATCTGGAAAAATACCTCTATGGATATCAAGAGTGACACAATTGAAGATGTTAATTTTAAGAAGCAATCAACTCAGTGGATCAATACCGGACTGGATCAACTCCTTAAGCCGTCTCTTCTATATAGATGTGTCAAACAACACTCTTACAGGAGAAATCCCCTTAAATTTCACGGAGATGCCAATGCTAAAATCAACTGACAACACAACTCATTTCGACCCAAGGGTCTTTGAGCTGCCTGTTTATACCGGACCATCACTTCAATACCGTGTGGTTACATCTTTCCCAACAATGTTGAATCTAAGCAACAACAAGTTCTCAGGTGTGATTTCCCCACAGATTGGTCGGTTGAACTTGCTTGCTGTACTTGATTTCAGCTTCAACAGGTTATCTGGACAGATCCCCCAATCGATTTGCAACCTCACGAACTTGCAGGTGCTAGACTTGTCCAGCAACAATCTCACAGGTGCAATCCCAGCTGCATTGAACACCCTGAACTTCCTTTCAAAATTCAACATTTCAAGCAATGACCTAGAAGGCCCTATTCCCTCTGGAGGCCAGTTTAATACATTTCAGAATTCTAGTTTCAATGGGAATCCAAAGCTGTGCGGCTCTATGCTCACTCACAAATGTGGTAAAGATTCAATATCTCCATCCTCCAGAAAAAAACGAGACAAGAAGGCTGTTTTTGCGATTGCATTTGGCGTGTTCTTCGGAGGCATAGCTATTCTTTTGTTGCTGGCGCGTCTCCTTGTCTCAATTAGGCAGAAGGGTTTTACAGGAAAAAATAGAAGGGAAAGTAATGGAGATGCTGAAGAATCTTCATTCTCCTCCAGTTCAGAGCAAACATTAGTTGTGGTGCGGATACCACAAGGCAAGGGAGTAGAAAACAAGCTCAAATTCGCTGACATTTTGAAAGCTACGAACAATTTTGATAAGGCGAATATCATTGGATGTGGAGGTCATGGATTAGTCTACAAGGCAGAGCTATCTGATGGCTCCAGGCTGGCAATCAAAAAGCTCAACGGTGAAATGTGTCTAATGGAAAGGGAGTTCAGTGCAGAGGTTGATGCACTCTCCAGGGCACAACATGAAAATCTTGTACCACTGTGGGGTTACTGCGTCCAGGGAAACTCAAGGTTTCTCGTATATTCCTACATGGAGAATGGAAGCCTGGATGATTGGCTGCATAACAGGGATGATGGTGCTAGCTCATTGCTTGACTGGCCTACTCGGCTCAAGATCGCACAAGGAGCAAGCCTGGGCCTTTCTTATATCCATGATGCCTGCAACCCTCAAATTGTCCATCGTGACATCAAATCTGGTAATATCCTACTGGACAAAGAATTTAGAGCTTATGTGGCAGACTTTGGGCTAGCCAGATTGATCCTTCCCAACAACACTCATGTCACAACGGAGGTGGTAGGTACTATGGGTTACATCCCACCTGAGTATGGGCAAGCATGGGTTGCTACGCTGAGAGGTGATATATACAGTTTCGGAGTAGTCCTGCTTGAGCTGCTTACAGGAAGGCGGCCTGTTTCGGTGTTTTGTACACCAAAGGAACTTGTCCCATGGGTTCTACAGATGAGGTCTGAGGGAAAGCAGATTGAGGTCATGGACCCGACACTTAAAGGAACAGGGTATGAAGAGCAAATGCTGAAGGTGCTTGAAGCCGCTTGCAAGTGTGTTGACCATAATCAATTCAGGAGGCCAACTATCATGGAAGTAGTCTCCTGCCTGTCCAGTATAAAAGCCGAGCCAGAGATGCAAAGATCAGCCAACATATAG